In one window of Camelina sativa cultivar DH55 chromosome 15, Cs, whole genome shotgun sequence DNA:
- the LOC104747150 gene encoding fimbrin-4-like: MSSYVGVLVSDPWLQSQFTQVELRTLKSKFNSTKTRFGRVTVKHLPQVFAKLKDFKRTFDENKIKTILDESYPNRSKEVEFETFLRAFLSVQSRGSKGASSFLKTGTTTFHHAINESEKASYVSHINNYLRDDPLLKSYLPINPTTNALFDLVKDGVLLCKLINVAVPGTIDERAMNMKKELNPWERTENLSLCLNSAKAIGCTVVNIGTQDIAEGTPHLVLGLIFQIIKIQLLADLNLKKTPQLVELVEANQDVEELMGLAPEKLLLKWMNFHLKKAGYEKQVTNFSSDVKDGEAYAYLLNSLAPEHSTHVTLEMKDPSERAKKVLEQAEKLDCKRFLSPNDIVEGSANLNLAFVAQLFHHRNGLSDESPKMPVSVPEKIVTDDDEETCREERCFRLWINSLGAVTYVDNVFEDVRNGWILLEVLDKVSPGSVNWKHANKPPIKMPFKKVENCNQVIKIGKELKFSLVSVDGHDIVQGNKKLILAFLWQLMRHTMLQILNNLRSHWQGKEDITEADILNWANRKVKKTGRTSQAVSFKDKNLSNGIFFLELLSAVEPRVVNWSLVSKGETEEEKNLNATYIISVARKLGCSIFLLPEDIIEVSQKMLLILAASIMNWSLQQQSDTESTVSDDTDVSSVTEEISNLSTDDGSSMSEMMML; encoded by the exons ATGTCTAGTTACGTTGGTGTTCTTGTCTCTGATCCATGGCTACAGAGCCAATTCACACAAGTGGAATTACGTACTCTTAAATCCAAG TTTAATTCGACAAAAACTCGATTTGGTCGTGTCACGGTGAAACATTTACCACAAGTGTTTGCAAAACTAAAAGATTTCAAACGCACGTTTGATGAAAATAAGATCAAAACTATTTTGGATGAGTCTTATCCCAATCGCTCTAAGGAAGTCGAGTTCGAGACCTTTCTCCGG GCCTTTTTAAGTGTGCAATCCCGAGGATCAAAGGGCGCTTCATCGTTTCTCAAGACAGGAACTACAACGTTCCACCACGCGATAAATGAGTCCGAGAAAGCTTCATATGTGTCACATATCAATAACTACCTTAGAGATGATCCTCTCTTGAAGAGCTATCTTCCAATCAATCCTACTACAAATGCTTTGTTTGATCTTGTTAAAGATGGTGTTCTGTTGTG TAAGCTTATAAACGTAGCTGTGCCTGGGACAATAGATGAAAGAGCGATGAACATGAAGAAAGAGCTGAACCCATGGGAGAGAACTGAAAACCTTTCACTCTGTCTCAACTCTGCAAAGGCGATAGGCTGCACCGTCGTCAACATTGGAACTCAGGACATTGCTGAAGGGACA CCACATCTTGTACTTGGGTTGATCTTTCAGATTATAAAG ATACAATTGTTGGCTGATCTCAATCTTAAGAAAACGCCACAACTTGTTGAGTTAGTGGAAGCAAACCAG GATGTGGAGGAGCTTATGGGACTAGCACCTGAGAAGCTTTTGCTAAAATGGATGAATTTTCATCTAAAGAAAGCTGGTTATGAGAAACAAGTCACCAATTTCTCTTCTGATGTTAAG GATGGAGAGGCATATGCATACCTGCTAAATTCTCTAGCCCCAGAACACAGCACACATGTGACATTAGAGATGAAAGACCCTTCAGAAAGAGCAAAGAAGGTCCTTGAGCAAGCAGAGAAGCTGGACTGTAAAAGATTCCTTTCTCCTAATGATATAGTTGAAGGCTCTGCAAATCTTAATCTTGCATTTGTTGCACAACTGTTTCACCACAG GAATGGATTGTCTGATGAGAGTCCAAAGATGCCTGTATCCGTTCCTGAGAAGATTGTCacagacgacgacgaagaaactTGTCGAGAAGAAAGATGCTTTCGCCTCTGGATTAACAGTCTTGGTGCTGTGACTTATGTCGATAATGTTTTCGAGGATGTTAGAAATGG GTGGATTCTTCTTGAAGTTCTTGACAAAGTATCACCAGGCTCGGTTAACTGGAAGCACGCGAATAAACCTCCAATCAAAATGCCATTCAAAAAGGTTGAGAACTGCAACCAAGTTATCAAGATTGGGAAAGAGTTGAAATTCTCGCTTGTCAGTGTAGATGGTCATGACATTGTGCAAGGAAATAAAAAGCTCATTCTCG CTTTTTTGTGGCAATTGATGAGACACACAATGCTACAAATCCTCAACAACTTGAGATCTCACTGGCAAGGTAAAGAAGATATTACAGAGGCAGATATTCTAAACTGGGCAAATCGGAAAGTCAAGAAAACGGGTCGAACCTCACAAGCCGTGAGCTTCAAG GACAAGAATCTTTCAAATGGAATCTTCTTTTTGGAGCTTTTGAGTGCTGTAGAGCCAAGAGTTGTAAACTGGAGTCTTGTATCTAAAGGAGAAACAG AAGAGGAAAAGAATTTGAATGCAACATACATCATAAGTGTTGCAAGGAAGCTTGGATGCTCAATTTTCTTGTTGCCTGAAGATATTATAGAG GTAAGCCAGAAAATGCTGCTGATATTAGCTGCTAGCATCATGAATTGGAGCCTTCAGCAACAATCAGACACTGAGTCTACTGTCTCTGATGATACTGATGTGAGCTCTGTGACAGAAGAGATCTCTAATTTGTCAACAGACGATGGATCTTCAATGTCTGAAATGATGATGTTGTAA